A genomic segment from Corylus avellana chromosome ca5, CavTom2PMs-1.0 encodes:
- the LOC132180558 gene encoding uncharacterized protein LOC132180558: MERIYLPSFWVQQLFTIDNGLLIFLFCIFFLNPPSNYQPFSRLLSTCSCPTPTTTPNSPTNISHIVFGIVGALNTWNSRKPYVESWWRPNITRGYLFLDKPPGPEFQPWPSNLPPLRVSEDVRKIPTLPKTVKPIPARIVRAIIEAFREGDKNVRWYVMGDDDTIFFLDNLIGVLAKYNHSKYYYIGSNSESVISNIVFSFDMAFGGAGYALSYPAVEALAAKLDSCIERDPQKHFSDYILHSCLADLGISLTLEKGFHQIDMRNDTTGFLSAQPHTPFLSFHHIDAIDPIFPSMNRSEAINHLMKAAKADQSRLLQQTICYHRPTNWSFSVSWGYSAYIYENIIPQSILCRPLQTFTKWRREVKLHFYVFYTRPLSSDPCQAPHVFFFDSIELTQGDEQVITTYIRKSPRGLPNCSSTGNHSADAITKIQVLSPATTRLEAGGRDCCDIEYADRTSVTQVKYRPCLKNEVIA, translated from the exons atggagaggatctatCTCCCATCTTTCTGGGTTCAACAGCTTTTCACCATTGACAATg GGCTGCTCATCTTTTTGTTCTGCATCTTCTTCTTAAACCCTCCCAGCAATTACCAACCTTTCAGTCGTCTCTTATCAACCTGCTCATGTCCCACCCCTACTACTACTCCCAACTCTCCGACCAACATCAGCCACATTGTTTTTGGAATTGTCGGTGCACTAAATACATGGAACTCCAGAAAACCATACGTTGAATCATGGTGGCGACCAAACATAACCCGGGGATATCTTTTCCTCGACAAACCTCCGGGGCCGGAATTCCAACCATGGCCTTCAAATCTTCCTCCTCTTCGTGTCAGCGAAGATGTCAGGAAGATCCCAACATTACCGAAAACTGTGAAGCCAATTCCGGCTCGAATTGTGCGAGCAATAATTGAAGCATTTAGGGAGGGAGATAAAAACGTGAGGTGGTATGTGATGGGAGATGACGATACAAtcttttttcttgataatttaATTGGGGTTCTTGCAAAATACAACCATTCAAAGTACTACTATATTGGGTCGAATTCTGAGTCTGTTATATCCAACATTGTTTTCTCGTTTGATATGGCTTTTGGTGGGGCTGGATATGCTCTGAGTTACCCTGCTGTGGAGGCATTGGCAGCCAAGCTAGACTCTTGTATTGAGAGAGATCCGCAGAAGCATTTCAGTGATTATATTTTGCACTCATGTTTGGCTGATTTAGGAATTTCTTTAACTCTCGAGAAAGGATTTCACCAG ATTGATATGCGCAATGACACAACAGGTTTTCTATCAGCTCAGCCCCATACCCCTTTCCTCTCCTTCCACCACATTGACGCCATTGACCCAATCTTCCCTTCCATGAACCGTTCGGAAGCCATAAACCACCTCATGAAGGCGGCGAAAGCCGACCAATCCCGTCTTCTTCAACAAACCATATGCTACCACAGGCCAACCAACTGGTCTTTCTCTGTCTCTTGGGGCTACTCTGCTTATATCTATGAAAACATAATCCCTCAGAGCATTTTATGCAGACCCCTTCAGACATTTACAAAATGGAGGAGAGAGGTAAAGCTACACTTCTACGTGTTCTACACCCGACCACTCTCCAGCGATCCCTGTCAAGCTCCCCatgtgtttttctttgattctatAGAGCTTACACAAGGTGATGAACAAGTTATTACTACATATATTAGAAAATCGCCTCGGGGTTTACCAAATTGTTCATCCACTGGTAATCATTCAGCGGATGCAATCACCAAAATTCAGGTGCTTTCACCAGCAACAACACGCCTGGAG GCTGGAGGAAGAGATTGCTGTGACATTGAATATGCAGATAGAACCAGTGTTACACAAGTCAAATACAGGCCTtgcttgaaaaatgaagtgatTGCTTAG